In Desulfuromonas thiophila, the DNA window TCCTTCGGTAAAACCTTTGCCCTCACCGGTTACCGCGCCGGGGCACTGGTGGCCTCGGCCGAGTTGATCCGGCAGGCTCTCAAGCTGCAGGACAGCATGGTGGTGTGCCAGCCGCGCATTACCCAGCTGGCGGTAGCCTGGGGCTGCGATGCGCTGGATGACTGGGTGGCGGCCAACGCCCGCGCCATGCAGCAGCGCCACGATCTGTTCGTGCAGCTGTTCGATCAGCCCGGTAACGCCTTCGAGCGTCTGGCCAGCGGCGCCTTTTTTGCCTGGGTGCGCCATCCCTGGCCTGATCAGTCCGGCAGCGCCGTGACCCGGCGGTTGGCGCTGGAGCATCAGCTTATCTGCCTGCCAGGTGAAGCCTTCGGCCCCGGTTTGCAGGGCTGCCTGCGGCTGGCCTTTGGCAATGTTGCCATTGAGGCCATCCCTGCTGCCGTGGAGCGATTGCGCGCTGCTGGCGCGGCCTGACGCCACAGCTGTTCAGAAAAGATGACCGGCCCTGTCTTAAATACTTGACAGGGCTTTTTTGTTGCTTAAAATGCAACCAATTTTGTCATATTTACCGAATCCGTTCGCCAGGCTGCGGACAGCGCAAAAGACGCTATACTTCCGGGGCGAACAGCGCGACCGCTGCGGCGCATCCGTTCACCCCCCGTGACAGGAGGACATCTTGGGCTTGGCGACACAGGTGGTGCGATTCTATGTCGAGGGCTTTCGCTCCATGCGTCTGGGGCGGACGCTGTGGAAGATCATTCTGCTGAAACTGCTGGTATTCATGACGGTGTTGTATCTGTTTTTCCCCAATCATCTCAATCGCCGCTACGAGACCGATCAGCAACGGGCCGATCATGTCTTGCGGCAGCTGGCCTTGCTGCCCGACGGACAGCAGTAACCGAAGAAGGAGGCTCATGCCGTGCTTGAACAACTGGATGTGTCACAACTGAGCTGGGCGCGCGGGCAGTTTGCCCTTACCGCCATGTATCACTGGATTTTTGTGCCCCTGACCCTGGGCTTGTCGTTTCTGCTGGCCTTTTTCGAGACGCTCTATGTCAAGACCGGCAACGAGCAATGGAAGCGTATCACCAAATTCTGGATGACGCTGTTCGGCATCAACTTCGCCATTGGCGTGGCTACCGGCATCATCATGGAATTCGAGTTCGGCACCAACTGGTCGAACTATTCCTGGATGGTGGGTGACATCTTCGGCGCGCCGTTGGCGGCCGAGGGCATCTTCGCTTTTTTTCTTGAAACCACCTTCTTTGCTGTCATGTTCTTCGGCTGGAACCGTGTATCCAAGGGGTTTCATCTGTTGTCGACCTGGCTGGTGGCCATCGGCTCGAACCTGTCGGCCCTGTGGATTCTGGTGGCCAATGGCTGGATGCAGCATCCGGTGGGCATGCAGTTCAACCCGGACCGGGCCCGTTTCGAGATGGAAAGCTTCTGGCAGGTGCTGCTGTCGCCGGTGGCGGTGAGCCATTTCGTCCATACCACCAGTTCGGCCTTTTTGCTGTCGGCCCTGTTTGTCGTGA includes these proteins:
- a CDS encoding DUF4492 domain-containing protein, translated to MGLATQVVRFYVEGFRSMRLGRTLWKIILLKLLVFMTVLYLFFPNHLNRRYETDQQRADHVLRQLALLPDGQQ